The nucleotide window TCAGCACTAAAAGGCGAAACGAGTCAACAAGCAGCCGAACGAGAAGTCCAAGAAGAATTGGGAATCAAACTAGATTTAAGCAACGAGCGCGCTAAATTTAGTTTCCATTTTGACTACGGTTTCGATGATTACTGGTTCATTACAAAAAACATCCAACCAAGTGACTTAATACTACAGCAAGAAGAAGTAGCGGATGCTCGTTTTGTGACGAAAGAAGAACTCGAAAATTTAAGCGCCACTGGTGAAATGATTCCGTATTTCTTTTTAGACAAGCTTTTTGACCTAAAAAATGCTACAAGTAGCCACTTTTAATAAATATAGTTAAAATTCCACTTAACAAATCACGTGCTTACACTTATAATAGTACAGAGACAAGAGAAAAACTCCAATTTAGAAAGAGAGTGGTAATATGGGCCGTAAATGGGCAAATATTAAAGAGAA belongs to Listeria ivanovii subsp. ivanovii and includes:
- a CDS encoding NUDIX hydrolase codes for the protein MEKWDLYDNQRQLIGKTHIRGEKMQLGELHLVVHVCIFNEENQLLIQKRQKEKESWPGYWDLSAAGSALKGETSQQAAEREVQEELGIKLDLSNERAKFSFHFDYGFDDYWFITKNIQPSDLILQQEEVADARFVTKEELENLSATGEMIPYFFLDKLFDLKNATSSHF